The Loxodonta africana isolate mLoxAfr1 chromosome 18, mLoxAfr1.hap2, whole genome shotgun sequence genome includes the window TTGCTTTCCACTCTCCCACTCCTCACGTCATCACACACCGGCATCTCTCCCTTCCACACCCTCCAACAGCCCGCGCACATCCGTCTCCAGCCTCCTCGTTTCCAGCACGCATACTCATTCACCACCGCCCACCCAACTCCCCCTATTTCAATATCCCCCAGGGCCAGGCCCCAGCTGCTCACCTGGTCCTCGCCCCACAACCGTGGTCGGTCCCCTGGCAGCCCGTCCCCCTCGTCGCTGGCAGGGTCCTCAGGGTCCCCGTAACCCAGGACGTGAGGGCAGCCACGGAAGGCGAAGTCCTCGAGTTCGCGCAAGAGGCGTTGCTGCTCCGCCGGCGCCCCGCGCACCACCTGGCGCAGGCGGAACTGCACCTGTGCGAAGTGCGAGGACAGTGCGAGCAGTGCCGAGTCCAGCCGCCGCCGCTCGGCCCGCAGCCGCCGCAGCGTCCGGTCCGGCGAGCCTGACGGGGAAGCCGGGGCCACGCCGGGCTCCTCGGCCGATGCCTCTTCCGAAAACGCAGCTGCCCTGGGCCCGGCCTCCGCCACTGCCCCCACTGGAGCCCAGCGCACCGTCTCGCAAGGTGACAGcgactcctcttcctcctcctcttcgtcCTTCGCCTTTGGCTCAACAGCCACCACCACGGTTACCGGGTCTGCAGCCGTTTCGACAGCCGCCATCTTCCCGGAAACGCCGCCGCACGTCAGCCGCGCCCCCTGCTGCCATGGCAACGGCGCTCTGGCTAGTTGACTGGAGAGTGCGGGTGGGCGGGCTTTCAGTTCAGCTGTCATCAAGGGCAGGCCTCCCGCAGGGATTTTACTGGGTCcaataatttttttcattgagTGCCTATTGTGAATCAGGCACTGAGTGTGCCAAGTATTGGAGAAACATGTGAATAAGACTGAGGAGAAGTCCTCATTGAGGCCTACTTCCTTGAGGTCATTCCATATGTATACCGTCTAATTTAGCTCTCGCCATGATTTTTTTATGACCCTGGGGAGGAATCATCTTTCTCTATTCCGTATTTTTCTGGAGACCCCACAGCTGTGAAGGACTGCAGGAATTACGCTCTCCCAGAGTCTCTCCGAAATACTGATCTCTTGGCTGTCGGGCCACgctccccctccctcctacctTACCCCCTACCATATAAGGATAGGCAGCTGCTGGGGGCGTCCCCGGGATCTAAAGATAGCGGCCCCTGCCTAGGACTCCAAACCCTACTGGGCAGCGGGAGGCACCATGGCAAGGTGAGTGTCTCCAGCCGCGAAACTCCCCCTGGCCTTTCCCCCTGGAGATTCCCTGCCCCGAATCTTCTCCTGGGCGCTCCAGGTTCTGCGAGGTCCCATGGGAGTTCCAGGACCCCAGGTCTCCGTAAGTGCAGGATGAGGGGAAGTGTTACTTGAATGTTCCCCCTAACTCCGTACTTCTCCACCTTCCTAGTCCTACACTTTCGATTCTTCCCCGGTTTCACTCTCACCACACACACCCACTCCGGTCACTCCCCAGGGACTCCCTAGACCTGTCTGTCTCATTTGGCTCCACTTTGACAGAACTGGCATCGAACGTGCCTATATTTTCCCCTCCACCGCCTTTTCCAAATGCCCTCAGTCTTCCCTCTCTCACCCCTATGAAGCCCCATCTCCACTCCTATCCAGGCAGCATGCCCGGACCCTGTGGTATGACAGGCCTAAGTATGTGTTCATGGAGTTTTGCGTTGAGGACAACACCGATGCCCATGTGCTCATCGAGGACCACCGCATTGTGTTCAGGTAACCGCTCTCGCCTCCATAAGGCCAGGCTGCCCAAGaacctttcctttctcctaacGCCTTCAGCCcaccctcagccctcagcctccTGTGTTTCCTCAGCCACGTTGTCTCCTTAGCTGCAAGAATGCCGATGGAGTGGAGTTGTACAACGAGATAGAGTTCTATGCCAAGGTGAACTCTAAGGTAAGGATGGGGTGGGACGGTAGGTCTGGATGAAAGGTTCCCCAGGGAAACTTAGAGATTCGTTCTAAACCTCAGCCCCTAAGAATGAGGTGCTCTATCTGGCAGGACTCCCGGGATAAGCGCTCTAGCCGCTCCGTTACTTGTTTTGTAAGGAAGTGGAAGGAGAATGTGGCCTGGCCCCGGCTTACAAAGGAGGATATCAAGGTGGGTGTGTGGGGAGCTGCCTGCTCCTTCTCCTGTGCTGTCTATCCATGTTCCCGGGTACCCAAgcttggttaagagctacagcaggctactgctgctaaccaaaaaggtcagcagtttgaacacaccagccactccttggaaacacagtggggcagttctactctgtcctacagggttgctatgagttggactcaactgcAAGAGGAACTTAGATCAGGAAATTACCCTTGCCTCCCTTCCCACCAATGTTTAATCGTTCACGGAGCTCTGCCAATTTGACCTCCTCAATAttctttatacatacatataatttcatttttgttgttgagaatacacacaacaaaacatacacgaattcaacagtttctacatgtacaattcagtgacattgattagattctttcaattgtgcaaccattctcaccttcccttTAAGAGTTGTTCTTCTTCCATTAACTTAAACTCACTGCTACCCAAGATTCCTACctaatctttagagttgctgctgtcaatttgatcccatacccCAAAAAagccagtgccgtggagtcgattctgactcatagcgaccctatagtacagagaagaactgccctgtagagtttccaaggagcatctggtggatttgaactgctgaccctttggatagcagccgtagcacttaaccactacgccacctgggtttgcCATATAGGGATCCCATatgtgatcccatatagatatatATTAAAAGCATACATTCTTTACTAGCTcagctaaaccattgtttggttttaagaagatttcaagggattttttttgtttaaggtttaaagattatctcagggcaatagttttaggggttcatccagcttccatggctcccgAAAATCTGGAttctataagaatttgaaattctgttctgtgttttctcccttttgatcaggattcttctatagtgACCTCCTCAATACTCTTGAATCCATTACTAGGTCTCTTCCTAGTTCAGGTCTCATCCATCACTGGGTGGAGTATGCTGCATATTTTCAGCCCCACCCTCAACCCATCACCTGCTGTCCTCCAGTATGGTCTGTCTAAAACACACATTTGACTCTGTCGCTCTTCCACTTAAGACCCTCCAGTGGCTTCTTCTCCCCTAAAAGGTTGAAGACCTGCTGCCTATTGGCTAGATCTAGCTCACAAGCTTGTTTTAGCTGTCTTCACAATGTTAAAAATTGTTTTGATTGATTACTGACATTTAAAAATGCGGAGATTTCTCCTAAAAACCCAGGTCATCAGCTTTTCTTGAAAAGTGGGAGAATCCAGCCACACTAGTCTAAATTCCCAAATGCCTAGAGTTGGAGCTTTAAACGGGGCACATGTTCCACCTCACTTTATTGCTTTTCATTATCTTCCTGACTCTTTTAGGCATTTGAGCTTGTGATTTCCTGCCCTTAAATTCCAAGCCTCTTAGCATGGCACACAAGACCATGACCTAGCTATTCCTCCCTTCTGCAGCCTTATATCCAATTACTCTCTGCCTCCAACTTTACATTCCAGCCTCAGCAAACTGCCTGTAGCTCTTGCACGCACAGGCTGTTTCTCATCTATCTACTTTTGCTCACACTGTGCCTTCTTGCTGGAAAACCTCCATTACCACTCCCTTGGCCCAACTAGCCCAGTTCACCCTTCAAGGCCCTGTTCTTCTAAGAAGCCTAGGTTTCCATAACTCCATAATAGTCCCTACATAATTCCATCACCACACTTTCCCCATGGTATTataatgatttttgtttgtttgttttattgtgctttaggtgaaagttcatagCTCATGTTAATttgtcatacaaaaatgtatacatgtATCATtgtgtgacattagttgcaaaccctacaatgtgacagcatattcCCTCTTTTCAccccgggtttcctgtgtccatttgaccagctcctgtcccttcctgccttctcatcctacctcCAGACAGaaactgcccatttggtctcatgtgtctgcttgaaccaagaagcacactcttcagaaGTGTTATTTTACgttttatagtccaatctaatctttgtctgaagagtgggctttggtattggttttggttctgggttaacagagtgttccaagaccatggcttcagggtttcctccagtctcagtcagaccattaagtctggtcttctcacatgaatttgaggtctgcaccatacttttctcccgctctgccAGGGACTGTCtgctgtgttctctgtcaggttGGTCACTGatggtagctggccaccatctaggtcttctggtctcaggctgacggagtctctggtttatgtggctcttttgtcTTTTGGACCaatatttcctttgtgtttttggtgttctttgttctcctttgctccaagtgggactacttgatgcatattagatggctgcttgcaagctttaaagaccccagatactcctcaccaaagtgggatgcagaacgtattcttaataaactttgttatgccaactgacctagatgtcccctgaaaccatggtccccagcccccagccccagctactttgTCCTTCAAAGTGGTTGTGTTCAggcaacttcttagcttttggtttagtccagttgtgctggcttcccctgtattgtgtgttgccctttccttcacctaaaatgattcttgtctactatctagttagtgaatttctgGAATTACAATGATTTTTTAACATCTCCCTCCCCTACTTACTTCTTGAAGACTGGGACAATATGTTGAACCTTTTTATACTCCCAATGCCAAGGTCAGAGTCTGGTATATAGTAtgtgttcaataaaaaaaaaaaagttcaatagGTATCTGTTAAATGAATGAGTGGATAACTTCTTTTTTTGGCTAAGTGTAAGAACTTTGGAACACAAATCTTGAAGGATTTTTTCTGACTCCAAGGAATCCAGCTTGTCTGTCTCACTTGTTTGACTCCTATGATGCCGTATTATATAGTTGTAATATATGTTATCTCCCTACTTAATCTCTAAGCTCCTGGAAGGCAGAactcctgtgattttttttttttttttaatctcctacaatgtttaacattgtgcttgGCACTGAGGAGGTTCCTAGTAAATCTCCATGGATGAAAATGATGACATGGCAGCCTGGAGGGGGGCTGGCTAGTTGAAGGGGTGCTGTTGGGAAAAGTGTACCTCCATTGACTCTTTCTTCCCTCTTCCATGCacttctgctgctgctgccctaCCTTCAACTTTGCCTCCTCTTTTAGCCAGTGTGGCTGTCTGTGGACTTTGATAACTGGAGAGATTGGGAAGGGGATGAAGAGGTAGAGCTGGCTCATGTGGAACATTACGCGGAGGTAAGAGAGAGATAGCACCTGCTGCTTCTAGACTCTCTTGGTCATTCTCTTCGTCTTTCTACACGTTTTTGTGGGTGATTGTACCAGGGCCAGGCAGAAATATATAAGCTCCCTTGGCAAGCTCATTGGTGTTGATATTCTTTACATATTTTTGACTGTTCGTTTAGTAGAGGTGAG containing:
- the PTGES3L gene encoding putative protein PTGES3L codes for the protein MARTGIERAYIFPSTAFSKCPQSSLSHPYEAPSPLLSRQHARTLWYDRPKYVFMEFCVEDNTDAHVLIEDHRIVFSCKNADGVELYNEIEFYAKVNSKDSRDKRSSRSVTCFVRKWKENVAWPRLTKEDIKPVWLSVDFDNWRDWEGDEEVELAHVEHYAELLKKVSTKGPPPAMDDLDALDYGYCIRWWDGEGDWWGSRLLNDWLAISAFGPLFRVL